The nucleotide window GAGCGCGGGCGCACAAGCGAGGCGGTCTCGGGAGCGACGCTACAGAGGAGCCCGACGCCGAGGATGGAGAAGACGAAGTGATAGGAGACCTCGAGCGTCGGCGGCGTCACCGCAAGCGCGGCGACACCGTAGACTGCGCCGACGGCAGCCCGGCGGTCGACGGACGTGAGGATCGAGCGACCGGTAAGCCGGTAGCCGACGGCGAGCGCGAACCAGACGGTCGCGAGTTCGACCGCGAATGCGCCGAGTAAGTGCAGCGTCGGATCCGGGTGGAGGACGAGACGCGACTCGAGGACGGGAGCGCCGAACGGGAAGAGCCAGTCGGGTGGCGAACCGGTCAGGAGGTCGCCCCACGGATGCGACCAGAGACCCCAGAGTGCCGCAATGGCGACCGTCGACGGCGCGAGTCGTGACAGTCGCGCGGTCCCGCGAGTGACGACGATACCGCCGACCGCGAACAGGGCCATGACGAACGCGGCGAGCGGGCCACTCCAGACCAGCGCGACCCCGACGAGCGTCGCGAGGATGGAGAGTCCAGCGATGTGTGCGACTCGAGCGCGTCCGCTCTGACTACGAACGCGAACGGCGAGAAATCCAAACGCCGAGGCAGCGACCGCACCGACGACAAGCGAGTGGGTGACCGACCGGTGTACGACCCGGCTCGCGCCCCAGAAGGCCGCTGGGGCACCGAGGTCGCCGCCGAGCGCCCGCCACTCGAGCAGGCCGACGAGCGCGTACGCGACGTCGAGATCCGGAATCGTGGCGAACGCACCCGCGACAGCACCGACGAGCAAAGCTGGTCGGCGCTCCCAGCCACGCCAGTCGGCGACCAGCGCCGCGACGGCGAACGCGAAGAGCGCATGTCCGACGAACACGATATATCGGATATGTGGTGGCTCAGCTTAAGCGACTCGCAAGAGTGTCAATAACACCCATATACCGGCTTGGGAGGGGCAACTCCATTGGTCGATGTCGGTAGGCATTTGCAAGTGGCAGGCGAGCACACCCGTATGGCTCAGCAACCGTCGACATCGACCGATGCGGATCACGCACCGTCCGTTGACGAACTCACACCACCGGACCGTACCCTGATGGGGCCCGGACCGAGCGACGTGAATCCACGGGTGCTGCGAGCGATGAGCACGCCGCTCATTGGCCATCTCGACCCCTCGTTCGTCGAGATCATGAACGAAGTTCAGGAGCTGTTGCGCTATACGTTCCGGACGGACAACCAGTGGACGATCCCCGTCTCGGGGACCGGATCGGCAGCCATGGAGGCGGCGATCGGCAACGTCATCGAGCCGGGTGAGACGATGCTCGTTCCGACGAACGGCTACTTCGGCGGCCGAATGGCGTCGATGGCTCGTCGTGCGGGCGGCGACGTCGTCGAAGTCGATGCGCCGTGGGGGGAGCCGCTCGATCCGGCCGACGTATCCGATGCGCTCGCCGAACACGATCCCGACGTCTTCGGTTTCGTCCACGCCGAGACGAGTACGGGCGTGCTCCAGCCCGACGTCCCGGAGCTGACCGCCGCCGCACACGACCACGACACGCTCGTGATCGCCGACACCGTCACGTCGCTCGGCGGGGTTGAACTTCGCGTCGACGACTGGGATATCGACGTCGCCTACTCGGGCCCACAGAAGTGTCTCTCCTGTCCGCCGGGTGCGAGCCCGCTGACGCTCTCCGACGAGGCGATGGAGAAAGTCCTCTCCCGCGAGGAAGCCCCTCGCTCGTGGTATCTCGACCTCTCCTTGCTCGAGGGCTACTGGGGCGACGAACGTGCCTACCACCACACGGCACCGATCACGAACGTCTACGCGATCCGTGAAGCGCTGCGACTGGTCGCTGAAGAAGGCATCGAAGAACGCTGGGCACGCCACGAGCGCGTTGCCGGCGCGTTGAAAGCCGGTATGGAAGGACTGGGACTCGAGATGAACGCGCCCGACGAGTACTGGCTGCCGAGTCTCAACGCCGTTCGCGTCCCCGAGGGCGTCGACGACGGCGAAGTCTGTGACGCCCTGCTCGAGCGCTACGACTTAGAGGTCGCAGGCGGTCTTGGCGATCTGGCCGGCGACATCTTCCGGATCGGCTGTATGGGTCACTCCGCACGCCCGAAGAACGTCATTTACGTCGTGACGGCGCTGGGTG belongs to Natronorubrum aibiense and includes:
- a CDS encoding metal-dependent hydrolase encodes the protein MFVGHALFAFAVAALVADWRGWERRPALLVGAVAGAFATIPDLDVAYALVGLLEWRALGGDLGAPAAFWGASRVVHRSVTHSLVVGAVAASAFGFLAVRVRSQSGRARVAHIAGLSILATLVGVALVWSGPLAAFVMALFAVGGIVVTRGTARLSRLAPSTVAIAALWGLWSHPWGDLLTGSPPDWLFPFGAPVLESRLVLHPDPTLHLLGAFAVELATVWFALAVGYRLTGRSILTSVDRRAAVGAVYGVAALAVTPPTLEVSYHFVFSILGVGLLCSVAPETASLVRPRSRLRSRVVPAFESTLEVALTALAAVTIALFAYLAVYLVAVPT
- a CDS encoding pyridoxal-phosphate-dependent aminotransferase family protein, whose protein sequence is MAQQPSTSTDADHAPSVDELTPPDRTLMGPGPSDVNPRVLRAMSTPLIGHLDPSFVEIMNEVQELLRYTFRTDNQWTIPVSGTGSAAMEAAIGNVIEPGETMLVPTNGYFGGRMASMARRAGGDVVEVDAPWGEPLDPADVSDALAEHDPDVFGFVHAETSTGVLQPDVPELTAAAHDHDTLVIADTVTSLGGVELRVDDWDIDVAYSGPQKCLSCPPGASPLTLSDEAMEKVLSREEAPRSWYLDLSLLEGYWGDERAYHHTAPITNVYAIREALRLVAEEGIEERWARHERVAGALKAGMEGLGLEMNAPDEYWLPSLNAVRVPEGVDDGEVCDALLERYDLEVAGGLGDLAGDIFRIGCMGHSARPKNVIYVVTALGDVLESMGADVDPGAGVSAARNTLEE